The following proteins come from a genomic window of Chryseobacterium glaciei:
- a CDS encoding MlaD family protein: MKFSKELKAGVIAILAIVGFVILFQFMKGRSLFTTDNIFYAKYDNVEGLAQSSPVSINGLKVGQVDKIVPQRTKDGKIHFIVKVTVDNNFEFSKQSTLEIFEPGLMSGKEMRVNLSYGGASAKDGDTLQGAFKLGTLGSLSSQVGPVKDQLQTVLYRVDSLMSSANQVVNAQNREEIRLLLANLNKTVGALQTTAGSVNTLVGNNDPKLQKVLDDASVTMQTGKVTLDKYGNLAESIDTKKLNATIANLDATVGKLNDVVAGINNGQGSLGKLMKDEQLYNNLNSASTNLNSLIEDMKANPKRYINFSVFGKNNKD; this comes from the coding sequence GTGAAGTTCAGTAAAGAATTAAAAGCTGGTGTAATAGCAATTTTAGCCATTGTTGGCTTTGTGATATTATTCCAATTTATGAAAGGCAGAAGCCTTTTTACTACCGATAATATATTTTACGCAAAATATGATAACGTTGAGGGATTGGCACAATCTTCCCCTGTTTCTATCAATGGATTGAAAGTAGGACAGGTTGACAAAATCGTTCCTCAAAGAACAAAAGACGGAAAGATTCATTTTATCGTAAAAGTTACTGTTGATAATAATTTTGAATTCTCAAAACAATCAACTCTTGAAATTTTTGAACCTGGATTAATGTCTGGTAAAGAAATGAGGGTTAATTTGTCGTATGGGGGAGCATCTGCAAAAGATGGCGATACCTTACAAGGAGCTTTCAAATTGGGTACTTTGGGAAGTCTTTCTTCTCAGGTAGGGCCTGTTAAAGATCAATTACAAACTGTTTTATACAGAGTAGACTCTTTAATGTCGAGTGCCAATCAGGTTGTCAACGCACAAAACAGAGAAGAGATCAGATTATTGCTTGCGAATCTTAACAAAACTGTTGGAGCGTTACAAACTACGGCAGGAAGTGTAAATACTTTGGTTGGTAATAATGATCCGAAACTTCAAAAAGTATTGGATGACGCAAGTGTAACAATGCAGACAGGTAAAGTTACTCTAGATAAATACGGAAACTTAGCAGAAAGTATTGATACTAAAAAGTTAAATGCAACTATTGCCAATCTAGATGCTACTGTTGGTAAACTAAATGATGTTGTTGCGGGAATCAATAATGGACAAGGAAGTTTAGGGAAACTGATGAAAGATGAGCAGTTGTACAACAATCTGAACTCAGCATCTACCAATCTGAACTCGTTAATTGAAGATATGAAAGCCAATCCGAAGAGATACATCAATTTCTCAGTTTTTGGTAAGAACAATAAAGACTAA
- a CDS encoding (Fe-S)-binding protein, translating into MQYIDNIIFLILLVAGFGLFAKSLQKIYRNIRLGREINRSDNKPERWETMARVAMGQSKMSARPVAGILHLFVYVGFVIINIELIEIIVDGIFGTHRFLATIFGHTFYGFFTATLEILALLVVIGVVTFFIRRNFYGVKRLTMKELFGWPKNDANWILIIEFALMMAFFKMNASDFILQTRGVEGFHHLGSFPISEMIFVPFLEIFSFDNGFLIFTEKAAWWFHFVGILFFMNYLYYSKHLHIILAFPSTWFANLDKKGKFNNLDSVTKEIKLMMDPNADPYAAPAEGSEADVPSKFGAEDIFDLNQVQLLNAYSCTECGRCTSVCPANITGKKLSPRLILMKTRDRLEEVGRNIDKNGSFVDDGKKLLNDYVTKEELWACTTCNACTEACPILLDPLSIIFEMRRFLVMEQSAAPQELNLMMTNVENNAAPWQYNQADRLNWAND; encoded by the coding sequence ATGCAATATATCGATAATATTATTTTTCTGATTTTATTAGTTGCAGGGTTTGGACTATTTGCAAAAAGTCTGCAAAAGATATATAGAAATATCAGACTAGGAAGAGAGATCAACCGAAGTGATAATAAACCGGAACGCTGGGAAACCATGGCACGAGTTGCGATGGGACAAAGCAAAATGTCAGCGCGCCCTGTTGCTGGAATTTTACACCTTTTCGTGTATGTTGGTTTTGTTATCATTAATATTGAATTAATAGAAATCATTGTTGACGGAATTTTTGGAACTCACAGATTTTTAGCAACAATTTTCGGACATACTTTTTACGGTTTCTTTACTGCAACATTAGAAATTTTAGCACTTTTAGTAGTGATTGGAGTTGTTACTTTTTTTATTCGTAGAAATTTTTACGGAGTGAAAAGATTAACGATGAAAGAACTTTTCGGATGGCCAAAGAATGATGCCAATTGGATTTTGATCATTGAATTTGCTCTAATGATGGCTTTCTTTAAAATGAATGCATCAGATTTTATTCTACAAACAAGAGGTGTGGAAGGTTTTCATCATCTTGGATCTTTCCCGATCAGTGAAATGATTTTTGTTCCGTTTTTGGAAATTTTCAGTTTTGATAACGGATTTTTGATATTCACAGAAAAGGCGGCTTGGTGGTTTCACTTTGTGGGAATCCTTTTCTTCATGAATTATCTTTACTATTCAAAACATTTACACATAATTTTAGCATTCCCAAGTACTTGGTTTGCCAACTTAGATAAAAAAGGAAAATTCAACAATTTAGATTCTGTAACTAAAGAGATTAAATTGATGATGGATCCTAATGCAGATCCTTACGCTGCTCCGGCAGAAGGTTCGGAAGCTGATGTTCCTTCTAAATTTGGTGCTGAAGATATTTTTGATTTAAATCAGGTTCAATTACTGAATGCATATTCTTGTACAGAATGTGGAAGATGTACTTCTGTTTGTCCAGCCAATATTACAGGTAAAAAACTTTCTCCGAGATTGATCTTGATGAAAACAAGAGACAGATTGGAAGAGGTCGGAAGAAATATCGATAAAAACGGATCATTCGTTGATGATGGTAAAAAGTTGTTGAATGACTATGTTACCAAAGAAGAACTTTGGGCATGTACTACATGTAACGCTTGTACCGAAGCTTGTCCGATATTATTAGATCCGCTTTCTATCATTTTTGAAATGAGAAGATTCTTGGTAATGGAACAGTCCGCTGCTCCACAGGAATTAAATCTAATGATGACGAATGTTGAAAACAACGCTGCTCCTTGGCAATATAACCAAGCAGATCGTTTGAATTGGGCGAATGATTAA
- a CDS encoding SurA N-terminal domain-containing protein, with product MAILGQIRSKPWLLMGVIALALLAFLVNPESIDKVFGKNPDVLGKVNGEKITREEYNDQLFVLQQQAEQQNQPKNGLEEQAWQLLVQSKLIKQQFEKMGFEMTEDYFWNQIQYDQMFAQQKQFFDEKGNFKTQELKKQIEEMKASSPEGYNQWLKTRKSVEYRLMARQVFANISTGVTTGKKEAEELMRQRDQLADIDFVKVDYTAYLQKTKINVKTEDLANYIKQHPVMFKTEASRNIGVVYFPSQPSAADDATAQKEITKLFSGGTDASGGKENFQNTTNDSMFVTANSDMPFNNQYLKPNQLPQAMQAQIATAAVGQIFGPYKEQNFYVVSKLVGKKTSDSTLSRHILIAFKGSPAGEGVTRSKEQAKKLADSIGAIVKATPAKFTEYLKLSNDPNSAAQGGSLGWTTPETPFVPEFLTYLANNPKGATGVVETQFGYHIINIEDKKAGSMGYKVANLVKAVKPSDATEADTDKKARRFIQQVQGKSFNDFVNIAKKSNYQFSNPKQAKRFDGQIQGLGTGKDAEILGWAFDKKREKGDTEFFTVEGTGDKIIVYLNGKQEKGLADPESVRDQIETIVKNKLAAKQISDKIAAAKATSLDQIAKLFATTKQSAQVNLLNPSVAGSMEPKVAGAAFGVAKGKVSNPVEGGTGVYVLIKKNETTNKQPGDLKQFTESVTQRNSGMFGQAWLKSLQDNSDIDDYRIEIWNKVGAQQQ from the coding sequence ATGGCAATTTTAGGACAGATTAGGAGTAAGCCTTGGCTTTTGATGGGAGTAATTGCACTGGCGCTTTTGGCGTTCCTGGTGAATCCCGAGAGTATTGATAAGGTTTTTGGTAAAAATCCTGATGTTTTAGGAAAAGTAAATGGTGAAAAAATTACCCGTGAGGAGTATAATGATCAGCTTTTCGTTCTACAACAGCAGGCTGAGCAGCAAAATCAACCGAAAAATGGTCTTGAAGAACAGGCTTGGCAGTTATTGGTGCAATCCAAACTGATTAAGCAGCAATTCGAGAAAATGGGGTTTGAAATGACGGAAGATTACTTCTGGAACCAGATCCAGTATGATCAAATGTTTGCTCAACAAAAACAGTTCTTTGACGAAAAAGGAAACTTTAAGACTCAGGAGCTTAAAAAACAGATCGAAGAAATGAAGGCTTCAAGTCCTGAAGGTTACAACCAGTGGTTGAAAACCAGAAAATCTGTTGAATACAGACTAATGGCGAGACAGGTCTTTGCAAATATTTCTACAGGCGTTACAACAGGTAAGAAAGAAGCGGAAGAATTAATGAGACAAAGAGATCAGTTAGCTGATATCGATTTTGTGAAAGTTGATTACACTGCTTATCTTCAAAAAACTAAAATCAACGTTAAGACTGAAGATCTTGCGAACTATATTAAGCAGCACCCTGTGATGTTTAAAACAGAAGCGAGCAGAAATATTGGTGTAGTTTATTTCCCTTCTCAGCCAAGTGCTGCAGATGATGCAACAGCTCAGAAAGAGATCACGAAATTGTTCTCTGGAGGTACTGATGCTAGTGGAGGAAAAGAAAACTTCCAAAATACAACAAACGATTCTATGTTTGTAACGGCTAATTCTGATATGCCTTTTAACAATCAGTATTTAAAGCCAAACCAATTGCCACAAGCTATGCAAGCACAGATTGCAACTGCAGCGGTTGGACAGATTTTTGGACCTTACAAAGAGCAAAACTTCTATGTAGTTTCTAAATTAGTTGGTAAAAAGACTTCGGATTCTACATTGTCTAGACATATTCTTATTGCATTCAAAGGAAGTCCTGCAGGAGAAGGCGTTACAAGATCTAAAGAACAAGCTAAGAAATTGGCAGATTCTATTGGAGCTATTGTAAAAGCAACTCCGGCTAAATTCACTGAATACCTTAAGTTATCAAACGATCCAAACTCTGCTGCTCAAGGTGGTAGCCTAGGATGGACAACTCCTGAAACTCCTTTCGTTCCTGAATTCTTAACGTATTTGGCGAACAATCCTAAAGGTGCAACGGGTGTTGTAGAAACTCAATTCGGATATCATATCATCAATATTGAAGATAAGAAAGCTGGATCAATGGGTTATAAAGTGGCTAACCTAGTAAAAGCAGTTAAGCCCTCTGATGCTACTGAAGCTGATACAGATAAAAAAGCAAGAAGATTCATCCAACAAGTTCAAGGGAAATCTTTCAATGATTTCGTGAATATTGCTAAAAAATCAAACTATCAATTCTCAAATCCTAAGCAGGCTAAGAGATTCGACGGACAAATTCAAGGTTTAGGGACAGGCAAAGATGCTGAGATCCTAGGTTGGGCTTTCGATAAGAAAAGAGAGAAAGGTGATACAGAATTCTTTACTGTAGAAGGAACTGGAGATAAAATTATAGTTTACCTAAACGGAAAACAAGAAAAAGGTCTTGCAGATCCTGAATCTGTAAGAGATCAAATTGAAACAATTGTTAAAAATAAATTAGCTGCAAAACAAATTTCTGATAAAATTGCTGCTGCTAAAGCGACAAGTTTAGATCAAATTGCTAAATTATTTGCAACGACAAAACAATCTGCACAGGTTAATTTATTAAACCCTTCAGTTGCAGGTTCTATGGAGCCTAAAGTAGCTGGTGCTGCATTTGGTGTTGCAAAAGGAAAAGTTTCTAATCCGGTTGAAGGTGGAACAGGAGTTTATGTTTTAATTAAAAAGAACGAAACGACTAATAAACAACCTGGAGATCTTAAGCAGTTCACAGAGTCTGTTACTCAGAGAAACTCAGGAATGTTCGGTCAGGCTTGGTTAAAGAGCTTACAAGACAATTCTGATATCGATGACTACAGAATCGAAATCTGGAATAAAGTAGGAGCTCAACAACAATAA
- a CDS encoding T9SS type A sorting domain-containing protein, whose product MKTKLLSIISLFIGFLGFSQTEVYFKYDEAGNQRYRGPNVNGKNTEESKKAESKVVPLVQPQTRIDEKAFLKQIRLYPVPVNDFLTIDWTEEVDSLIESVSLYQHSTVHWKFQQQNIPSLNRQLKINMSGYEWGVYVVRFTLKDGRIFSKNITKR is encoded by the coding sequence ATGAAAACAAAATTACTTTCTATAATTTCATTGTTTATAGGCTTTTTAGGTTTTTCTCAAACCGAAGTTTATTTTAAATATGATGAAGCAGGAAACCAACGATATAGAGGACCGAATGTTAATGGTAAAAATACTGAAGAGTCAAAAAAAGCAGAATCTAAAGTAGTACCTTTGGTTCAGCCTCAAACAAGAATTGATGAAAAAGCCTTCTTGAAGCAGATTAGGTTATACCCTGTTCCTGTCAATGATTTCCTTACAATAGATTGGACTGAAGAAGTAGATAGTTTAATTGAATCTGTTTCTCTTTACCAACATAGTACGGTTCACTGGAAATTCCAACAACAAAATATTCCGAGTCTTAACAGACAGTTGAAGATCAACATGTCTGGCTATGAGTGGGGTGTTTACGTTGTACGCTTTACTTTAAAAGACGGAAGAATTTTCAGTAAAAACATTACAAAACGATAA
- a CDS encoding (Fe-S)-binding protein — MDLHIKTMAEYAAEGKSPEVLFWVGCAGSFDDRAKKITKAFCKILNKIGVEFAVLGQEESCTGDPAKRAGNEFVFQMMALTNIEVLNAYDVKKIVTACPHCFNILKNEYPSLGGNFEVIHHTQFLRKLMEEGRLKIEGGAFRGKKITFHDPCYLGRANGEYEAPRMLLEKLDAELVEMKRCKTNGLCCGAGGAQMFKEPEKGEKDINIERTEEALALEPKVIATGCPFCNTMMTDGVKHFNKNEEVVVKDIVELLAEAEDL, encoded by the coding sequence ATGGATTTACATATAAAAACAATGGCAGAATACGCTGCCGAAGGAAAATCACCCGAAGTTTTATTTTGGGTTGGCTGTGCAGGAAGTTTTGACGACCGTGCCAAAAAAATTACGAAAGCATTTTGCAAAATACTTAATAAAATAGGCGTTGAGTTTGCTGTTCTCGGACAAGAAGAAAGCTGTACCGGAGATCCTGCAAAACGTGCCGGAAACGAATTCGTTTTCCAGATGATGGCTTTGACGAATATTGAAGTTCTGAACGCGTACGATGTTAAAAAAATCGTAACAGCTTGCCCTCACTGTTTTAATATACTTAAAAATGAATATCCAAGTTTAGGAGGAAATTTTGAAGTGATACATCACACTCAATTCCTTAGAAAACTAATGGAAGAGGGGAGATTGAAAATTGAAGGTGGAGCTTTTAGAGGAAAAAAAATTACTTTCCACGATCCTTGTTATTTAGGAAGAGCAAATGGTGAGTATGAAGCTCCAAGAATGTTGCTTGAGAAGTTAGATGCCGAGCTTGTAGAAATGAAGCGATGCAAGACTAATGGTCTTTGCTGTGGAGCAGGAGGTGCACAGATGTTTAAAGAGCCTGAAAAGGGCGAAAAGGACATCAATATAGAAAGAACAGAGGAAGCTCTAGCTTTGGAGCCTAAAGTAATTGCAACAGGTTGTCCATTCTGTAACACAATGATGACGGATGGAGTGAAGCACTTTAACAAGAATGAAGAAGTTGTTGTGAAAGATATTGTTGAGCTTTTGGCTGAAGCAGAAGATTTATAA